The sequence below is a genomic window from Theobroma cacao cultivar B97-61/B2 chromosome 6, Criollo_cocoa_genome_V2, whole genome shotgun sequence.
AAGCTCAAACGTTACATGAATTCTTTTTAACTGATCTCTATAACAAGTTCATCAAAACAGGTGAACCAAATTAGCTCTACtcatattttcatataaaactGAAATATCTCACTgaggaaaatgtagaaatcaAGTCATTCACCCGCTTCACCAGACAAATTTCCTACAATTATGTTTTTGACATCATATCATCACAACTCCTATGCAGCAATCCCTGGAAAAGATGATGACCAAGAGAAAATGAGCACGACCGATATCAACTAATAACTGAAAAATAGGGTGTGTTCGTTACTAACTATGGATGTTGACATTTATTCTTGGAGGGAAGGGGTCTACAGATATCAAGTTAGATGTATTACCTGGTCTACAGAGTAATGTTTTACTCAATTTACTAGGTAGTGTTGCAGTCTAACATGCATGGAAAACAAGGGATATATGTAACTAGTACACAAAATTTATGAAAGGGCATGTACTATTAACTTGCAACTATATACATTGCAAAGGCAAGTTTTTACtggaaattaaatgtttttggCCCAAAACTAGTGCACATTCTGTCTGTTGATGCTTATTCTTTATCATGAAAGATGCCGAGCTGTTAATAGATGCAAGAAGATGGCAAGATAAATAAAGGagaataaagaaaagtaaaacGGCAAAGCAATGAAGTCATACCTCTATTTGCCTGCCTATTGGTAACACTATAACCACCAATGTAATCAGCAGAGTTATTAGTCATAACATCTGAACTTGCATCTCCCAGCCCAAAACCAAAAGAACTAGACCGCTCTAGGTCTGAGGGTGAAGATCGCCAAGTGGAATCCCCATAAAATGAAccattttcataaatattggCATAAGCCCCGTCATAACCACCATTTGAAGCACCATGGGTTGATAACTGAGCAACATTGCTGTTTCTTCCATAGCCTATCCCTCCTGATCCAACACCAAAATCTCCACTTCCATATCTAAGATTGCCACCATTATAAGCAGAAGCAGCACCTCCACCTTGACCTAAACTAGGAGAGGAATCCCAAAGTGCACCTATGCTGCCAAAAGAACTCACTCCTGAATTCCCACTTCCAGAGCCCACAATGGCACTAGAGGTTGTGGAGTTAGTAGCATAGTTAAAACTTCCATTTCCCCACATATTTCGACCTGCTGAGTTTAAGATAGAACTATTTCCTCCACTGCCCCCACCATATCCAAAGGGGCTACCAAACCTGTTTGAATTTCCATTAAATGAAGTGTACAATCCCCGTCCATAGCTGAGGTTAGAACCAAGGTTTGAGCTTCCTCCGTAGCTTGGACTCAAATTTGACTCAAAATTCAGTCCCATCCCATAACCAGGACTCAATGGAGGAAATCCACTCCGACCAGCAGTAACTGGACTAAATCTACCTTCCATTCTAAAACCATAACCTCCAACTGAACTAGTATTATAACCCTGCATGTAGCCATTAAGGAAGCTATTGACTCTACTCAGACCAAAGTTATACCCACCTAACTGGTTCCGACTTGGCCCCGGAGATGATTCTTTGGGGACAGCCCGCTTGACCTCAACCATTTTTCCATTGAGTTCATGAAATGTTCTCTGCAAGACTTTATCGACAGCTTCCTCTGAATCATAAGTAATGAATCCAAAACCTCGTGGCCTCTGAGTGTTGTGATCATACATCACAACAACATCTGTAATTGTACCAAACTGATCAAAGTACCTCTTAAAGTCACTCTCAGTGACTGTGGATGCTAAGCCTCCTACAAATATCTTTTTTGTGCGAGCAGGACCAGGTGATCCATGAATGCTAACATTGCTCTTGTTTAGTATGTTCTGGTCATCCCTAGGAACTGCCTTCTTTGCCTCAACCTGAAACAGTGAACCAGAACATAGAAAATGGAGTTTAACATAGTTTCAGTTTGACAACATAAATCCTAGTTTCTCAAGCGCACAACTCTTTGAAGCTTAATGTAGACAGGCACCACCTAAAGCTATTTAACTTTCCCAAATTTTGTATTATGGATCCTGGAAACTTATACTCTTTGACAATTgaggaaataagaaaaagatgtAAAACCTATTACTTCCCCATGATACCAATTGTAATTTTGCACTGCTGTAGATTCTTAAGTTGCAAAGCCATCATCTCTCGGATGGTAAATAATTACGGATGGTCCTTTAACAATTAGCAAATTGTGCCTTCTGAATGCATTGACTCATCTCAATGCAATTGTAACAAGAAAATGCATGTTATTTCTTCGCATCAATCCCTCTCTTCAAAAACAAGCATTCGGTctttgtaaaattctttctaCAACTAAAAGTAATATCCTGCTGGTGATTAAAGCGGTTGACATTGATAATGTTCAGTATCTATCACCTTCTTTTGCCctcaaaatgaaaatacatATTCCCAGAGTAGTTCTCACTCAATAGCAACATGTTTCCAAGCAAACCTCACAATGTACAAAATATGCTCCAAAATAGAAACTTAAGCTGAAATGATCTTTAATAAAACTAATACACCCTTTAAAAAACTCATTTTGTAAGTCctgttttaatcaaataattaaccaatcatgatttaaaaaaaaaaaagaaaaaagaaaatattaatggTCGTCAACCTGCATCAGGACAAGAAACTTGCTAATTCTAAACCTTTGAATTGTATGTTATAATTCATGACAAAAAGCAAACCAATAAAATAGTATCTATCAGAATTCATCATGTTATTAGAGAGTTCAAAGAGCAGAAACCTACAGTTCTACCATCTATCATGTGCTTTTCCATAACAACTCTTTCTGcaatagccgggtcagcaaaaACAACAAACCCGAATCCGCGAGCACGACCAGTAGCCCGATCCCTCATTATCACAGCTTCCACAACATCCCCAAAAGCTTGAAAATACTCTCGAAGACGGTCCTCATTTGTGTCCCAAGAAATCCCACCAATGAATAGCTTCCCAAGCTCCATTTCCATTCTGAACAACAATATCCAATAATCTGGTTCAATGGAATCCCAAgcaatcaaaaacaaaacgaATAAACAATCGCATCATCACCTTGtctcaaagaaaaataagaatcaAGTCTTCTTCTAGaccaatcaaattaaattcaagtAGAGAAGAAAGCAAACATCGGATCTAGAAGTCGAGGCATAATTATATGTAAATACCACCAGATATGATTGAGGCTTCGCTTTCGTAAATTTTAAGGCAATACAGAATTCAACAGCATGTCTTAAAAAACAATCCACCATAAAACATCGTAATGTAGATTAACCAAAGAAAGCTGTACCTTGCCAGAATACAGAAATCAAGCAAAGCTTGGttatttatatcaaaataaaaacgaCCGGGTGTTGTTGGATTCAATCGAAAAGCATGAGACCAATCACCGATCGATTACCAACAAACCAACAATCCAGGATTCCTAAAAACCAAAGCAAAAAAGGATCCAACTTTGATGAGAAATGAATGAAAGATCCAATACCCAGAAATCATTTACAGCAAAATAATGAAgaacacaaaagaaaaacaagctTTGCtggtttcttttttcctttttgaaggGACAATGATATTAACCATACCAGGGAGAAAAAACCCAGATGAGAAAGTAAGAGAATCTAAGATCTGAGAGGAAGCATAATAAGAAGAGAGGGCTTAAAGGCCCTccttttcctctctcttttttctttgtttttcttccaattACTGTTTTTGATATCAATGGGTTgtacaaatatatttatatgtgtAAAATGAATGGATTTTATGTATCAAACAGAGACGCAGGGAGATGTGTGAGAGAAAATGGATTTGGATCAAAAAtggatataaaaaaaaaaaaattagtattttttgtatttatatatttttagacgagggagagagagagagcgtATAAAGGAGAGAGggcgagagagagagagagagagagagcctTGGCTACCCTCTCGTGTAAGAAAGTTACAAAGGAGACGATGGGAAGATGGTGACTTTCCAAAGTTTgagttttgatttaaattccCATAATAACATATACCAAACCCAAACCCCAAAAAAGTTTGATTATTTCATTTCCATCCCTTTATTTACTACTATTTCCTCCTCCTTACCATTCATCACACACCATTCTGCAATTACACTCCTGTTCTTACCATTCACTACAACCCAAAATATTTCTCTCTTAttcaacaaataaataaataaaaaggttgtttttcttttcactttgGCTTTTAGTGTGCTGTTTGAGCTTGGAGGCTAACAGATTAGGTGGTCCATACATTAATATGGTCCATTGATTTAATAAGGTTTTTTGTGTTAATAGTTTCAATATATAGATTCTTCCTATGTTGTTAAATTATGaagtaaattttgttttttcacttttcCATGTATGCATTGTTATCAGTTGATGGATACAataactttaattttgtttaaaaattcaaagaaaaatgaaaattcacATGGGTTGGTAGAATTAAAGTCTTTTTCTCCTATTATACAAGTAATGATTCACACCTTAATATCTAGTCAATTCAGAATACATGAaaataacaaacaaaaagaaaaataagagagagagagagagagaggcaatttttcttttttaagtttaatggtagatttcttaatttttttcttagtgCGTGTAAGTTATATTTGACTCgaattttatctattttgtttaaattaagttatattttatatattttctaacACAAGACTACAAATTGAGTTTGCTTCACCAAGAGGCAAAGGATGAACTGTTTTCCTCTTACCAAATACTGAATTAAAACTGCTAAAGATTTATGGTACATTTAAAGAAATAAGGAAAGTTGAGAGGTGAAAAtgggaaataaaagaaaatcccATAGGTATTTAATTTTGTGGATCACCAAAAAGAATATGTTGGGCAACAGATAAGATTGGTGATTACAACAATAGCTTTGCAACCCAacattcattattattattattaccattaaaaaaatggatGAAGAAAAGAATTAAGAGGTGGGGGAGAGAAGTGTGAAAGACAGAAGGGATTGCTTGGGCATCCGAAGAAGGCAGGCAGGCAGAGGGAAGGTTAGGAGGTTTAGGGTTAAAAGATTTTAGATTCATCGAACATAAAACATATGGAGAGCACAGAGGGGGAAGTGCACATGCATGACGTTACAGCCTTACAATACAAATTTGCCATCACCTCCCCAACAGCCACATCTGCCCTCCCtcccttctctctttcttttgcttttaaaattCAATCTTAATAAACAAATCACCTTCCCATCCGTCCTTTCCTTATACCCTTTTCCAGGTTTCTCATCCTGCAAGCCAGGATTCGTATATCACTACTACCCATCACTCCGCTGTTAAATCTCTATCAGGATTTCAACTCCTTCCACCTTCACTCCCTCCCTCCCTCCCTCCCTCGCTTGCACCCACCCTTTTCTTCATTACTTTGATAAATTACGTgtaatttcaacttttttacaatgtttttcttcttcaattaaCATCCTGCGACTAACTCTTCTCTTCACGAAGAGTTTTAAGGGGTTTTCTCCTAAACGATAAGAGAGTAGGAAAAATTGAGGATTTGGGGTTGATGAGGAATGAGTTGTTTATTGATtccatttaaataataagaatgATTGAATTGGCTTTTGGACAATCTCATATGGGATTATGCGTTGAGGAATTCAGACTTTCTTAGTGGCTGCCAGGCAATTGGTCTACATTATATTACTTCTAAATTATATACTTAACTTGATCAATTACTTTTTTATAATTCAAAGAACAATGCCAATGTTCATCgtttatttaatctttttttttttaatttttggcaattcaaaaagaaagaggtGATTGTAGATTTTAGCTAGAAGCTAAatgtatatttaattaatatgagaattaattcttaaatttgtaTGTATTCGATGGGTTTTcttcataatttataaaaaatttcgataaaaatataggtttttttttatatatattttaatattcttaattcatcaatagtaataaaaaaaattgaaattagtGTGGTGAAATTGAGAGAAAGGCATTAGAGtgttgaaaaagaataatCAAAGGAGGCAAGTTGAGATCCAAAGATCCCTTGCCTACAAAGCATGCCTCCTACCTCCCAGCTAAGACATGCCTTTCGGGTGGTTGTATTATTAGACTAATGCCTGGCATCATCTACACATcagtatttcttttttcccttcttAATCTTTCCTTTCTATAATACCAACATTCATGGGCCttgacttttcattttttttaagaaaagggACTAGGTATACAAATGGTAACAACTAAAATACCCATTCATTTTGAGTACTTAAACTCAAATTCGATTATAATTTAACTACTCATACTTTATCTTGATTTAATATATGAAAACAATCtcgaaataaaaaaaatttatattattatcaaaattttaccCAAACGTATGAccgataataattttatcatctGAACtcgattataaaatattttaataaatatcctatgaaattataaaattatatatacataaagaGGTAAAATATACATGTACTAGTAGTACATGATTATACCACATGGAAGACAATAATTATGTAGGAAAGAGGTTCATATGTCCACCATCTTTCCATAAAAGGCCTCATTGTGCAGCAAATTAAGATTGATAAATGGGaaatgaaaaaatgggtttgttc
It includes:
- the LOC18597296 gene encoding heterogeneous nuclear ribonucleoprotein 1 → MEMELGKLFIGGISWDTNEDRLREYFQAFGDVVEAVIMRDRATGRARGFGFVVFADPAIAERVVMEKHMIDGRTVEAKKAVPRDDQNILNKSNVSIHGSPGPARTKKIFVGGLASTVTESDFKRYFDQFGTITDVVVMYDHNTQRPRGFGFITYDSEEAVDKVLQRTFHELNGKMVEVKRAVPKESSPGPSRNQLGGYNFGLSRVNSFLNGYMQGYNTSSVGGYGFRMEGRFSPVTAGRSGFPPLSPGYGMGLNFESNLSPSYGGSSNLGSNLSYGRGLYTSFNGNSNRFGSPFGYGGGSGGNSSILNSAGRNMWGNGSFNYATNSTTSSAIVGSGSGNSGVSSFGSIGALWDSSPSLGQGGGAASAYNGGNLRYGSGDFGVGSGGIGYGRNSNVAQLSTHGASNGGYDGAYANIYENGSFYGDSTWRSSPSDLERSSSFGFGLGDASSDVMTNNSADYIGGYSVTNRQANRGIAA